The following coding sequences lie in one Salmo salar chromosome ssa13, Ssal_v3.1, whole genome shotgun sequence genomic window:
- the LOC106567520 gene encoding folliculin-interacting protein 1 isoform X5, which translates to MPPTLFHKLFNKRNAFSPPPRCNKEDPAFSWSSPQLDPSQIRLIVYQDCERRGRNVLFDSSAKKRSAEEAPASQKMCSSEAQMKVFGKCCQLRPTGGSSSSLDSSSSCASEPREPREQGLRFQGSRCSSDANMLGEMMFGSVAMSYKGSTLKIHQIRSPHQLMLSKVFTARTGSSVYGSLNTLQDSLEFIGQDPNALRPDQNTVANGLLGNIGHSNPMDMPGRNLYDERDSGIARSASLSSLLITPFPSPGSSLTSSQASSYQRRWLRSQTTSLENGVFPRWSVEESFNMSDESGAPSLGVARKKKIAIGVIFLLSQDEEENSKFQDFFFSHFPLFESHMNKLKSAIEQAMKMSRRSADASQRALAYSRMVDGLNEFRTTIVNLYTMPRVAEPVWLTMMSGAPEKNQLCGQFMRELSLLMEQASKNQFLPALLTAILTNHLAWVPTVMPNGQPPIKIFLEKHSSQSVDMLAKTHPYNPLWAQLGDLYGAIGSPVRLSRTVVVGRRQELVQRLLYVLTYFIRCSELLETHMLDSAEDEAIVIPGSLITTSLRRGEVEESDYVLVTMHKPSGDYLSQGPEPREDSSYPSDSNNSLQSSTYTDTEAGNGPEEEDDDEEGDSNKNSQGSKSSVLQALAHSSHNTNAVPIIVHTEDDSEPAPLKESPTSCVDAKLETLVRVGSASPREQACVLLETEPEAELEVKASQEEVTEEMPIKVFHSSGIPLEKKPPDRTVPVPVPGPFLSNHQEEPATKVLFLIGDPQSPGSDTENRRKKVEEDIKKHKKYIMEKQRQQQLLHQAQQQLLQQQHQQKLRRQQQQQQLLLQQQQLLLQQLLQQKQHQQQQQQQSGSSNGGDQRVQSTTGTSADQTKTNGGGEKTLMRVSSKMPQWNPVSEEECSELFDEYFSDDNPVETRTIDDVAKRLELSSGTDKTQKELLDPSGVQSSSSTKGQEGMGQGVMGQVGVGEADVQTRCRCGSTDTSEAGSCRSCSAEQDKGIVISVTVRKGDNIEDQQKKVAPLNDWEIPRNESSDSALGDSESEDAGQDIHRQSESDIYYREDQEPDEWQEEVEVPFPGSKLVENFSKPSIANFGRSLFGGYCPTNVPDFVLQGMPNDDKLRQGLMSELAHAVQHPVLDEPIAEAVCIIADTDKWTVQVASSQRRATDNNKLGKEVLVSSLVSSLLQSTHQLYKMNVSPNFCIMHLEDRLQEIYFKSKMLAEYLKGQTRVHVKELGMVLGIESSDLPLLAAVASTHSPYVAQILL; encoded by the exons ctgGTCATCCCCACAGCTGGACCCTAGCCAGATCAGATTGATAGTGTACCAAGACTGTGAGCGACgggggagaaatgtcctcttcgACTCCAGTGCCAAAAAGAGGAGTGCAGAGGAAGCCCCTGCCTCG CAGAAGATGTGCAGTAGTGAGGCCCAGATGAAGGTGTTTGGGAAGTGCTGCCAGCTGAGGCCTACAGGGGGCAGCTCCAGCTCTCTAGACAGCTCCTCCTCCTGCGCCTCCGAACCCCGGGAACCCAGGGAACAGGGCCTGCGCTTCCAG ggGTCACGGTGCTCCTCTGACGCCAACATGTTGGGGGAGATGATGTTTGGCTCTGTGGCCATGAGCTACAAGGGCTCCACACTCAAAATCCATCAGATACG GTCGCCCCATCAGCTGATGCTGAGTAAAGTGTTTACAGCCCGAACAGGGAGCAGTGTCTATGGCAGCCTTAACAC ACTGCAAGACAGCCTGGAGTTCATCGGTCAGGACCCCAACGCTCTGAGGCCAGATCAGAACACTGTGGCCAACGGTCTCCTGGGAAACATAG GCCACAGTAACCCCATGGATATGCCGGGCAGAAACCTGTACGACGAGAGAGACAGTGGAATCGCCAGATCAG cgTCTCTGAGCAGTCTCTTGATCACTCCGTTCCCCTCCCCGGGCTCCTCCCTCACCAGCAGCCAGGCCAGTAGCTACCAGAGACGCTGGCTCCGCAGCCAGACCACCAGTCTGGAAAACGGGGTCTTCCCAAGATG GTCTGTGGAGGAGAGCTTTAACATGTCGGACGAGAGCGGCGCTCCTAGCTTGGGCGTGGCGAGAAAGAAGAAGATAGCCATCGgcgtcatcttcctcctctcccaggatgaggaggagaacagCAAGTTCCAGGACTTCTTCTTCTCCCACTTCCCCCTTTTCGAGAGCCACATGAACAAACTCAAAAGTGCCATTGAACAG GCCATGAAAATGAGCCGGCGATCAGCTGATGCCAGTCAGAGGGCTCTGGCTTACAGCCGCATGGTAGATGGCCTCAATGAATTCAG gaCGACCATCGTCAACCTTTACACCATGCCCCGCGTGGCCGAGCCCGTTTGGCTCACCATGATGTCTGGAGCCCCCGAGAAGAACCAGCTCTGTGGACAGTTCATGAGGGAGCTCTCCCTGCTCATGGAGCAGGCTTCAAAGAACCA gTTCCTCCCTGCCCTCCTGACAGCCATCCTCACCAACCACCTGGCCTGGGTGCCCACAGTCATGCCCAACGGACAGCCGCCCATCAAGATCTTTCTGGAGAAACACTCCTCTCAGAGTGTGGATATGCTGGCCAAGACCCACCCCTACAACCCACTGTGGGCCCAGCTCG GTGACTTGTACGGGGCCATCGGCTCTCCGGTGCGTCTATCCAGGACGGTAGTGGTGGGTCGGAGACAGGAGCTAGTCCAGAGACTCCTCTACGTGCTCACTTACTTCATCCGCTGCTCGGAGCTGCTGGAGACCCACATGCTGGACAGTGCTGAGGATGAGGCTATCGTCATCCCCGGCTCCCTCATCACCACCTCGCTGCGGCGCGGGGAGGTGGAGGAGTCCGACTATGTGCTGGTCACCATGCACAAGCCTAGCGGAGACTACCTGAGCCAGGGTCCTGAGCCCCGAGAGGACAGCAGCTACCCCTCAGACAGTAATAACAGCCTGCAGAGTAGCACCTACACAGACACTGAGGCTGGCAATGGGCCTGAGGAGGAGGACGACGATGAGGAGGGAGACAGTAATAAGAACAGCCAGGGCTCCAAGAGCAGCGTCCTGCAGGCCCTGGCCCACTCCAGCCACAACACCAACGCTGTGCCCATCATTGTCCACACGGAGGATGATAGTGAGCCCGCGCCGCTGAAGGAGTCACCAACCTCTTGTGTGGATGCCAAGCTGGAGACGCTGGTGCGTGTGGGCTCAGCCTCCCCCAGGGAGCAAGCCTGTGTGCTCCTGGAGACCGAGCCTGAGGCAGAGCTGGAGGTCAAGGCCAGCCAGGAGGAGGTGACAGAGGAGATGCCCATCAAGGTGTTCCACTCCTCAGGGATACCACTGGAGAAGAAGCCCCCTGACAGGACcgtacctgtacctgtacccgGCCCCTTTCTGTCAAACCACCAGGAGGAGCCTGCCACCAAAGTGCTGTTTCTTATCGGCGACCCCCAGTCCCCAGGGTCAGACACCGAGAACAGGAGGAAGAAGGTGGAGGAGGACATTAAGAAGCATAAGAAATACATCATGGAGAAACAGAGGCAGCAGCAGCTACTACATCAAGCGCAACAACAGCTgctacaacaacaacatcaacagaaACTACGacgacaacaacagcagcaacagttactactacagcagcaacagttactactacaacagctactgcaacaaaaacaacatcaacaacagcagcagcagcagagtggGAGCAGTAACGGTGGTGATCAGCGGGTGCAGTCCACAACTGGCACATCAGCGGACCAAACCAAGACCAACGGGGGGGGGGAGAAGACTCTGATGCGTGTCTCCAGTAAGATGCCCCAGTGGAACCCTGTCAGCGAGGAGGAGTGCTCGGAGCTGTTCGACGAATACTTCAGTGACGACAACCCTGTCGAGACCAGGACTATAGACGACGTGGCGAAACGCCTAGAGTTGTCGAGCGGCACAGACAAAACCCAGAAAGAGCTGCTGGACCCTTCGGGAGTCCAGAGCAGCAGTAGCACTAAGGGACAGGAGGGTATGGGACAGGGGGTTATGGGACAGGTAGGTGTGGGGGAGGCTGACGTCCAGACCAGGTGTAGGTGTGGCTCCACAGACACGTCGGAGGCAGGCTCCTGTCGGAGCTGTTCTGCTGAGCAGGACAAGGGCATTGTGATTTCAGTAACTGTCCGCAAAGGGGACAACATAGAGGACCAACAAAAGAAGGTGGCCCCGCTTAATGACTGGGAGATCCCCCGGAACGAGAGTTCGGACAGTGCGTTGGGGGACAGCGAGAGCGAAGACGCAGGGCAGGACATCCACAGGCAGAGCGAGAGCGACATCTACTACAGAGAGGATCAGGAACCAGACGAGTggcaggaggaggtggaggtcccCTTCCCTGG GTCAAAGCTAGTGGAGAATTTCTCCAAACCGAGCATTGCCAACTTTGGGAGGTCCCTGTTCGGGGGGTACTGTCCGACCAACGTGCCGGACTTTGTTCTGCAGGGGATGCCCAACGATGACAAGTTAAGGCAGGGCCTCATGTCAGAATTGGCCCACGCTGTACAG CATCCAGTGTTGGATGAGCCCATTGCAGAGGCTGTCTGCATTATCGCAGACACTGATAAGTGGACGGTGCAGGTAGCCAGCAGCCAGAGACGAGCGACGGACAACAACAAACTGGGGAAGGAGGTCCTGGTCTCCAGCCTCGTGTCCAGCCTCCTCCAGTCCACCCACCAGCTCTACAAAATGAACGTCTCCCCCAACTTT TGCATAATGCACCTTGAGGACAGACTCCAGGAGATCTACTTCAAGAGTAAAATGCTGGCAGAGTACCTGAAGGGACAGACTAGAGTGCACGTCAAGGAGCTGGGGATGGTCCTGGG TATTGAGTCCAGTGACCTTCCACTGCTGGCAGCCGTGGCGAGCACTCACTCTCCCTATGTGGCCCAGATACTGCTATAA
- the LOC106567520 gene encoding folliculin-interacting protein 1 isoform X1, translating to MPPTLFHKLFNKRNAFSPPPRCNKEDPAFSWSSPQLDPSQIRLIVYQDCERRGRNVLFDSSAKKRSAEEAPASQKMCSSEAQMKVFGKCCQLRPTGGSSSSLDSSSSCASEPREPREQGLRFQGSRCSSDANMLGEMMFGSVAMSYKGSTLKIHQIRSPHQLMLSKVFTARTGSSVYGSLNTLQDSLEFIGQDPNALRPDQNTVANGLLGNIGLSQLCSPRRAFSEQGPLRLIKSASFFSGHSNPMDMPGRNLYDERDSGIARSASLSSLLITPFPSPGSSLTSSQASSYQRRWLRSQTTSLENGVFPRWSVEESFNMSDESGAPSLGVARKKKIAIGVIFLLSQDEEENSKFQDFFFSHFPLFESHMNKLKSAIEQAMKMSRRSADASQRALAYSRMVDGLNEFRTTIVNLYTMPRVAEPVWLTMMSGAPEKNQLCGQFMRELSLLMEQASKNQFLPALLTAILTNHLAWVPTVMPNGQPPIKIFLEKHSSQSVDMLAKTHPYNPLWAQLGDLYGAIGSPVRLSRTVVVGRRQELVQRLLYVLTYFIRCSELLETHMLDSAEDEAIVIPGSLITTSLRRGEVEESDYVLVTMHKPSGDYLSQGPEPREDSSYPSDSNNSLQSSTYTDTEAGNGPEEEDDDEEGDSNKNSQGSKSSVLQALAHSSHNTNAVPIIVHTEDDSEPAPLKESPTSCVDAKLETLVRVGSASPREQACVLLETEPEAELEVKASQEEVTEEMPIKVFHSSGIPLEKKPPDRTVPVPVPGPFLSNHQEEPATKVLFLIGDPQSPGSDTENRRKKVEEDIKKHKKYIMEKQRQQQLLHQAQQQLLQQQHQQKLRRQQQQQQLLLQQQQLLLQQLLQQKQHQQQQQQQSGSSNGGDQRVQSTTGTSADQTKTNGGGEKTLMRVSSKMPQWNPVSEEECSELFDEYFSDDNPVETRTIDDVAKRLELSSGTDKTQKELLDPSGVQSSSSTKGQEGMGQGVMGQVGVGEADVQTRCRCGSTDTSEAGSCRSCSAEQDKGIVISVTVRKGDNIEDQQKKVAPLNDWEIPRNESSDSALGDSESEDAGQDIHRQSESDIYYREDQEPDEWQEEVEVPFPGSKLVENFSKPSIANFGRSLFGGYCPTNVPDFVLQGMPNDDKLRQGLMSELAHAVQHPVLDEPIAEAVCIIADTDKWTVQVASSQRRATDNNKLGKEVLVSSLVSSLLQSTHQLYKMNVSPNFCIMHLEDRLQEIYFKSKMLAEYLKGQTRVHVKELGMVLGIESSDLPLLAAVASTHSPYVAQILL from the exons ctgGTCATCCCCACAGCTGGACCCTAGCCAGATCAGATTGATAGTGTACCAAGACTGTGAGCGACgggggagaaatgtcctcttcgACTCCAGTGCCAAAAAGAGGAGTGCAGAGGAAGCCCCTGCCTCG CAGAAGATGTGCAGTAGTGAGGCCCAGATGAAGGTGTTTGGGAAGTGCTGCCAGCTGAGGCCTACAGGGGGCAGCTCCAGCTCTCTAGACAGCTCCTCCTCCTGCGCCTCCGAACCCCGGGAACCCAGGGAACAGGGCCTGCGCTTCCAG ggGTCACGGTGCTCCTCTGACGCCAACATGTTGGGGGAGATGATGTTTGGCTCTGTGGCCATGAGCTACAAGGGCTCCACACTCAAAATCCATCAGATACG GTCGCCCCATCAGCTGATGCTGAGTAAAGTGTTTACAGCCCGAACAGGGAGCAGTGTCTATGGCAGCCTTAACAC ACTGCAAGACAGCCTGGAGTTCATCGGTCAGGACCCCAACGCTCTGAGGCCAGATCAGAACACTGTGGCCAACGGTCTCCTGGGAAACATAG GTTTATCTCAGCTCTGCAGCCCGCGTCGGGCCTTCTCTGAGCAGGGCCCTCTCCGCCTCATCAAGAGTGCCTCTTTCTTTTCAG GCCACAGTAACCCCATGGATATGCCGGGCAGAAACCTGTACGACGAGAGAGACAGTGGAATCGCCAGATCAG cgTCTCTGAGCAGTCTCTTGATCACTCCGTTCCCCTCCCCGGGCTCCTCCCTCACCAGCAGCCAGGCCAGTAGCTACCAGAGACGCTGGCTCCGCAGCCAGACCACCAGTCTGGAAAACGGGGTCTTCCCAAGATG GTCTGTGGAGGAGAGCTTTAACATGTCGGACGAGAGCGGCGCTCCTAGCTTGGGCGTGGCGAGAAAGAAGAAGATAGCCATCGgcgtcatcttcctcctctcccaggatgaggaggagaacagCAAGTTCCAGGACTTCTTCTTCTCCCACTTCCCCCTTTTCGAGAGCCACATGAACAAACTCAAAAGTGCCATTGAACAG GCCATGAAAATGAGCCGGCGATCAGCTGATGCCAGTCAGAGGGCTCTGGCTTACAGCCGCATGGTAGATGGCCTCAATGAATTCAG gaCGACCATCGTCAACCTTTACACCATGCCCCGCGTGGCCGAGCCCGTTTGGCTCACCATGATGTCTGGAGCCCCCGAGAAGAACCAGCTCTGTGGACAGTTCATGAGGGAGCTCTCCCTGCTCATGGAGCAGGCTTCAAAGAACCA gTTCCTCCCTGCCCTCCTGACAGCCATCCTCACCAACCACCTGGCCTGGGTGCCCACAGTCATGCCCAACGGACAGCCGCCCATCAAGATCTTTCTGGAGAAACACTCCTCTCAGAGTGTGGATATGCTGGCCAAGACCCACCCCTACAACCCACTGTGGGCCCAGCTCG GTGACTTGTACGGGGCCATCGGCTCTCCGGTGCGTCTATCCAGGACGGTAGTGGTGGGTCGGAGACAGGAGCTAGTCCAGAGACTCCTCTACGTGCTCACTTACTTCATCCGCTGCTCGGAGCTGCTGGAGACCCACATGCTGGACAGTGCTGAGGATGAGGCTATCGTCATCCCCGGCTCCCTCATCACCACCTCGCTGCGGCGCGGGGAGGTGGAGGAGTCCGACTATGTGCTGGTCACCATGCACAAGCCTAGCGGAGACTACCTGAGCCAGGGTCCTGAGCCCCGAGAGGACAGCAGCTACCCCTCAGACAGTAATAACAGCCTGCAGAGTAGCACCTACACAGACACTGAGGCTGGCAATGGGCCTGAGGAGGAGGACGACGATGAGGAGGGAGACAGTAATAAGAACAGCCAGGGCTCCAAGAGCAGCGTCCTGCAGGCCCTGGCCCACTCCAGCCACAACACCAACGCTGTGCCCATCATTGTCCACACGGAGGATGATAGTGAGCCCGCGCCGCTGAAGGAGTCACCAACCTCTTGTGTGGATGCCAAGCTGGAGACGCTGGTGCGTGTGGGCTCAGCCTCCCCCAGGGAGCAAGCCTGTGTGCTCCTGGAGACCGAGCCTGAGGCAGAGCTGGAGGTCAAGGCCAGCCAGGAGGAGGTGACAGAGGAGATGCCCATCAAGGTGTTCCACTCCTCAGGGATACCACTGGAGAAGAAGCCCCCTGACAGGACcgtacctgtacctgtacccgGCCCCTTTCTGTCAAACCACCAGGAGGAGCCTGCCACCAAAGTGCTGTTTCTTATCGGCGACCCCCAGTCCCCAGGGTCAGACACCGAGAACAGGAGGAAGAAGGTGGAGGAGGACATTAAGAAGCATAAGAAATACATCATGGAGAAACAGAGGCAGCAGCAGCTACTACATCAAGCGCAACAACAGCTgctacaacaacaacatcaacagaaACTACGacgacaacaacagcagcaacagttactactacagcagcaacagttactactacaacagctactgcaacaaaaacaacatcaacaacagcagcagcagcagagtggGAGCAGTAACGGTGGTGATCAGCGGGTGCAGTCCACAACTGGCACATCAGCGGACCAAACCAAGACCAACGGGGGGGGGGAGAAGACTCTGATGCGTGTCTCCAGTAAGATGCCCCAGTGGAACCCTGTCAGCGAGGAGGAGTGCTCGGAGCTGTTCGACGAATACTTCAGTGACGACAACCCTGTCGAGACCAGGACTATAGACGACGTGGCGAAACGCCTAGAGTTGTCGAGCGGCACAGACAAAACCCAGAAAGAGCTGCTGGACCCTTCGGGAGTCCAGAGCAGCAGTAGCACTAAGGGACAGGAGGGTATGGGACAGGGGGTTATGGGACAGGTAGGTGTGGGGGAGGCTGACGTCCAGACCAGGTGTAGGTGTGGCTCCACAGACACGTCGGAGGCAGGCTCCTGTCGGAGCTGTTCTGCTGAGCAGGACAAGGGCATTGTGATTTCAGTAACTGTCCGCAAAGGGGACAACATAGAGGACCAACAAAAGAAGGTGGCCCCGCTTAATGACTGGGAGATCCCCCGGAACGAGAGTTCGGACAGTGCGTTGGGGGACAGCGAGAGCGAAGACGCAGGGCAGGACATCCACAGGCAGAGCGAGAGCGACATCTACTACAGAGAGGATCAGGAACCAGACGAGTggcaggaggaggtggaggtcccCTTCCCTGG GTCAAAGCTAGTGGAGAATTTCTCCAAACCGAGCATTGCCAACTTTGGGAGGTCCCTGTTCGGGGGGTACTGTCCGACCAACGTGCCGGACTTTGTTCTGCAGGGGATGCCCAACGATGACAAGTTAAGGCAGGGCCTCATGTCAGAATTGGCCCACGCTGTACAG CATCCAGTGTTGGATGAGCCCATTGCAGAGGCTGTCTGCATTATCGCAGACACTGATAAGTGGACGGTGCAGGTAGCCAGCAGCCAGAGACGAGCGACGGACAACAACAAACTGGGGAAGGAGGTCCTGGTCTCCAGCCTCGTGTCCAGCCTCCTCCAGTCCACCCACCAGCTCTACAAAATGAACGTCTCCCCCAACTTT TGCATAATGCACCTTGAGGACAGACTCCAGGAGATCTACTTCAAGAGTAAAATGCTGGCAGAGTACCTGAAGGGACAGACTAGAGTGCACGTCAAGGAGCTGGGGATGGTCCTGGG TATTGAGTCCAGTGACCTTCCACTGCTGGCAGCCGTGGCGAGCACTCACTCTCCCTATGTGGCCCAGATACTGCTATAA